The following DNA comes from Brassica oleracea var. oleracea cultivar TO1000 chromosome C5, BOL, whole genome shotgun sequence.
AATTAAAATCGACGAAACATGCCAGACGGTGAAAGTATTGGAGCTGGTACGACGACGTTCTAACTGTTTTTTTTGTCTGTTGAGTTGTATAGTATTGTCCTCGGAGTTATCAAATGCATTAACGTCCAAATCTGCCCAAGTTATTATAGAAACGGAGTCAACAAACCACACTAGATTTCGTTTCTATAATAACTTTATTTTGTCGGTCGCGCTTATTGCTTTTTTTTTTTTTAATTACGGAATTTTATGTTTGCTAAACTTTTTGTTCATACTACTAATTTTATATTAAGCTGTCGATTAAATTTGCAATTAACAACTGATTATTTTGTTACACTATGGAGAATGATGTTCACATTTTATATAGCTGCCAAAAGTTTTTGATACATGTTATATTAGTGAAAAAATGTGATAATGTCTTCGGATAAAAATAATTTTTATTATTATTGAATTTTTCAAATTACAATTGAATTAAAAGAAAACAATACATATCTTAAATTTAATCGACGATGAATTCGCATGTTTAGACCAAATAAAAATGACTAAGAAGAATACCGCATCCTATAAAAGAAAGACATATATCAACACAATAACTACCATAGAGAATGGAAAATGCAAAGCCTTGTATAATAGGAACATATTATAAGAAAACGTGGACTCAGAATATATATATATATTATCAAGTTGTTTGAATGAGAATGGGTTATCAAATATGAGTATTTGAACAGAAGAAAAACGAAGAACTCAGAAGGCAAGATGAATCTTGTATTACTCAGCTCACTGATTCATACCTGTAAAACTGAATTTCCCCATCTTTCTCTCATTTGTAAAAAAAGAAGAAGCTGAAGCTAAAAAGAAGAAGAAGCTCCAAGGGTTCAAGGGCAAATCATTTCACACATAACTAATGATTGATGACCGGAGATGGAAGAGGTGATGTTGGAGGCTTCATGTCCTCATACCTGCCAAACATTTGAGTCTCTCAGTTCACATAATAAGAAGTTAATAGCAAAGAACACACTTTCAAAATGCTTCTCTATCTCTTTCTCACATTGTGTAAGGTGACAATGGCCTTGGCTTTGGCTGATCAGCTGCACTTTCTTCTGGGGTAAGGGAAGTGTCTGTCACACTGTTAACGGTTTCCGCCTCTGGCACAGAAGCAGATTCAGTCGTGATCCTGCACAAACAACAAGCAAAACCCTGAAGATTGTATAGATTCATTTCTTAAAACTAGACAGGCTTATCCAGTTCTGGTTTCTATATACTTACACACTACCATCAACTGTTTCCACCACGTCATTGCCTCCAGGTACCTCTGAGATTTCTTCTGCAGGTGCTGTTTTCTTGGGACCAGTTGATGCAGGAGTCGGTGAGGTTGGTGGTTTTAGGTCTGCGTAACTGCAAAAAACACAGTGTAAGACTCTTAACAGACCACAGCCGAGTTATATATAGAGAAAGAGGAAAAGTTGTTACGCTGCATAAGGAGAAAGAGGTCTCATTTTTGGTATGGCTGGTGGTGCTTCTGCCTCCTCAGTGACAGTTGTTGCAACTGTTGAGCTTTCACCAGTATCAGAATCTGTTGGAACAGGCGCCAAAGTATCGCTCTTCTGGATACCACAAGCTTTAGGAGTGGGAGATGAAGGTGGTTTTAGATTCTCATAGCTGCACCATAATAAAGCCAAGTGTAAACAAAGCATAAGGCTTTTGAAATTTATCAACCGCCTCCCACATTCATTAATCCAACAGTGATGATACCAATAGAAACTCATAGGCGCATCATAATCAACATCAGTTTAGTGACTCCTGAATATGGTAAAGCCGCAAAGATGACAAGTATTATTTTTTTACCTAGCATAAGGAGAAAGAGGCCTCTCTTTCTTTTCCTCAACTTGCTTCACTTCTTCTACTACTGGGACACTGGTCTCAACAGGACTTTCTGGTGGTGGAACTGCATTAGCCTCAACAGGAACCTGAGTTTCTTCCACCTCCGGAACCTGAGTTGCATCCACCTCCTTAGCTTTGGTGGCACCAAGTGCTGTGGCCGGAATAGGAGATGTTGGAGGTTTCAAGTCTTCATAGCTAATATATATTCACAAACCAGAAAAAGGAACAAGGGAATCAGTCTTATGTCAACAAGTCATTCCAGTAACATGATTGACTTTATTGCCTCTTGAGGAAAAAGTTGTCTTACGCGGCATAAGGAGACAGCGGCCTAGGCTTAACATCTTTCACTTCTGCAGGTGCTTTATCCTCCTTGGGAGCTGTTGGTTCTTTAGTGACAGGCTCAGTAAGGACTGGTGTTACCTCTTTGGCTGCAACTGATTCTTGCTTGACAGGCTCAGCAGGAACTGGTGTTACCTCTTTGGCTGGAACTGATTCCTGTCCACAGTCAAAATGCAGAGAGATAAAGATATCTTATCACAGGAGAGAGATGATCAAGATTAGTAAAAGGAGGGGGAGAAGAACCTTTGGTGGAGGCACATAAGGACGTTTGGAAGGAATCTTTTCAAGAAGCTTTTCAATAGGGGTTAATGGTGCAGTTGTTTCAGCAACCACTTCCACAATCTTAGAGCAAGAAAGTTGAGGGTTCTTAGCCATACAAGCTAGCAATTCTGCAACCTGGAGATCAATCACAAGGAAACAAATCAAAGCTTCTTCCCAATGTGCTCATCACTGAGTCACCGACAAGGGAGAAAAAAACAATACCTGGAGATTTGAGACCTGACCACCAAACAATGTATCATCTAGAGCAAGAGTGAGATTATGAGTCTCCTTGTATGCATCAGTTGGTCTCTCCATTCCTCCAGGCCTAACTATCTGATGAAAATAAGATGCAAAAGCAAAACTCTGAGGTGTGATACAATCCATAAAGAGTATGTGAAACTGTTTGTGTAATCACTATCACTCACTGCGTAGTTGAGACCACTTGCAATCAAGGCTTCTTCAGCTTTTCTCTTCCAGCAAAGAACTCCCCAGAACAGACTTCACAAACAAGAACATGCCATTAAGTTCTAACTGCTTCTCTGACAAAAGAGAAACATTACAGACTTACTTGAGAATGGCAGCGGGAAATCCAAATTTATTGGTCCCTAAGGATGTCACCAAGATGAAGTTATTAACTTTTGCAGATGTTGCTGCTCATAAAACAAACAAAGAGACAACGATGAAACAAGAAAGATAGAAAGAAAGGACAATGAGCAAACTGCTTTGAGAGCTTACCAGCATCAACAAGGTTTTTGGTGGCCAAATAATCAATCCTGTAAGGACCGGTGATATCGGATATTTCTTTCTCGCTAGCACCTATACAGCATATAACCACAGATGCATTCCCCAATGCAGGCTGTATTGAGTCTTTCTTCTCCAAGTCACATTCAACAATCTCAAGCTTTTCTACAGCTGGGCTAAAGACACAGACACTGCCTGTTACCTTTTCTTCTATGACAAACAAAATGGCTGTAGCAAAATAATAAATCAAAACATTTTACTCTTACGTTGAGTTCCTTCATCTGTGTTCATATCCTTAACACTCTGCAAATGTATTTAGGCAAGAGTAAGCTGCACCTCAATGATGACTTATAGTGTTTTAAAATGTAAAGTCATACTTGCACAAGACTTGATGCTCTCTGAGCGCTTCGAACTCCAGCTTTAACTCGAAATCCGAGCTTCAGTAACTCTCTGAATGAATGAGGACAGTGGTAACCAACCAGCATTGGCGAAACAATTCTTGAGACTTAAGAAAAGAAACAAGAAGAAACTAACCTCACAGTTCTAGAACCAACTTTACCCGTAGCACCAGCTACAAAGACAAGGTCTTGTTCCTTTGATTCTAAGTTCGTAGGGTTTGCCTCTGTTACGGCAGAGCTTGCCTTTATGGGAGCTTTGTCTAAACAATGATAACGAAAGAAAGCAATTAACAAAACTGTTTCAATGCAACTTGAAAAAATGAAATGCAGAGGACATCAATAACTAGAGATACAGAACTCATTAGGTTAAACCTGTTGAACATTACCTGAAGCTCTGAGGCTAAGATCGAAGAAAGACCTGGACTTTATAGAATCGGAGTGATTCGTCAAACCAGAAAACCTGACAATCCGATTGTTTTTCCATCCTTGGAGAAGGAACCTTTGTCTGGGAAGGGAGGGTGCTGTTGTTAGAGGTTGCCCTCGGAGAAAACTAGTTCCTTCCATTGCTAGAGAAGAAGCTGAGTTAGTTTTGTTTCTTGTACGTTAATCGAAATTTGTTCTAATTGAATTTTATCTTGTGGATGGACAGAGAGAGAGAGACGAGGAGGTGTGCCACTGCATCCTGATATGATGGGACCTACATAACATCATAAGAGACCAATGAATGTTTAATGGAGTGCTGACATGGCATAGGTTGGTTATCCCATGACAACGAGGGGCATACAAACATCATTAATAAATCTGCTTTACTTTACTACCTATGCACCAAAAGACCATTAGTTTATTTGGTTTCTTGGTCCTCCAATACGCTACCGTTTCTAGCTTCAATTAACGGATCTTCAATCCAGCTTAACCAGCTCTACTTTCACATTATACCCGGTTTGCTTACTCTGCACCAGGTTAGCCTTGGGATTGTCCCTTGCTCCACCAGCTTAATATAATCAACCTAGTCGCAAGAGAAATTATCATGCACAGCTAGCTTCTTGAGAGGACACTTTGGAGCTAGCTGTGAATGTGCCACTCGTTGACTTTGTAAAACAGGATGAGGATGTTTGAATGCCCATCATCTGTGTTTTAAAAGGCCCATGGCGCTCTAAGGCGAGGAGGTTGGAGCCATGCGCCTTGCGCCATGGCGGTCCAAGGCGCTCGCCTTATAGATTGTACACATTCAAACATATAATAATTGTATAGAGAGGAACTTAAAAATGCATTGATAGTTTTCCTAGGTTAGAAGCATGTGTACGTGGTAGCTCTACACACTATAACTGTATGGTTATGTGCAAAAGATAGTTATAGAGTAGTTCAGACAGTTAGAGTCGTGTACAATCTAATATAGTCAGCTATAGCAGTTAGTCATATACACACTAATACAGTCACATATATACTCATTGATAAAATCCAATAACTAAAACAGAGAACTTGAAAACTAAAAATCTAAATTCAGTCTCCAACCCGAAACACCTAAAACTCTATGGATCTAAGCTTCATGTTGTAAGGGTCTTTAAAGGGTTGGTCAGAGTAGTTGTTACATGGTTTTCAAGATGTTTTAAGGGTTTGGTGAAAGTAGTTTTAAATAGAAACTACAAAGCACGCTTTTGAAGCGCTTAAGGCGCATTGTAGTTAAGCCAAAGCCGCATTGTAGTTAAGCCAAAGGCGCAGTATGGCGAGCGCCTTACGGACTTGGCCTCGCCTTAGAGGTCTATGGCAGTGGGACTGTCGCCTTACTGCGCCTTGCGCCTTTGCGCAAAAGGCGATCGCCTTTTTAAACACAGCCCATCATCATCGGCTCCAGTCTTCATTCTTCTATGATGAATTACTTCTAAATATTAGAGTATAAAACGTGCTGGTTACATAGAAATTCAGACAGAAGTGCCTGGTTTGTGTATCTTGGTTTCCCTGCATCATCTTTTTCATCGACTCTCTCGCATATAGAGCATCAATCTAAAATACACATTTTAAGAGCGAGATTTATCATCTATATCATCAAATTCATAAATCATACAAGTCACCAACATCACCTAAAAGTACTACACACTAGTAGTCCTACATCCTCTGTATATGATTATCCTCTATTAACGCGCTGCCAGTCTGAGAAACACATTTCTCGACCCTGGGGTAAGTTTGTGGAAGAGAGACAAAGGCTAAGCATACCATATATACTCTAATATAACTGGTAAACTATAGGAGAAAAGGACCTGCTGCCAAATATATATATATATATATATATATATATATATATATTCTAGTGGTACGACCAAGAACAGGTAACCAGCCGCACAAAGGTTTCTAACAACTTCAAAAACTCAGAATCGAAATGCCACATAGTAGTTGTGCCAAATGTCAGATAACTTATTTTCAGAAACAACAAAGTCACATGAAGTTCCACAAAACTGAAACAACCTAATCTTTGAAAAGGTGCCAAGAGACACTACACTGAACTTGCAAGTGAAACTCAACACCAAAAAAAGAAGTTTGATGATACCCCTTAGGAAGACGAAACAGGGGGAACCGAAGACTCAGACGGAGATTTCGCAGCTGAGAAACTGAGAGCGGCTGCAGCAGCAGCCTGTGGAGAATAGATTCGTGCTTTCTTTATGATTTCCGCAACAATCCAATTCTTATGCTTGCTCAATGGCCTCGAAGGATCCAACTTCACCTGGCATCATAACAGAGCAAGTTCCTTTTAGGATCAGTCACTAACAAGATCCATAAGTCGCACGCTTCGTTAAATGCTCGAGCTCTTGATCAAATGCATCTCAAATTCACTATAAAATCTTTCAAAAGTTGAGGGAATTACTCGATCGCCGATGTTACAGGCGTTCGTCTCGTCGTGAGCCATGAACTTGGAAGTACGCTTGACGTAGCGATTGTAGAGCTTATTGTGGAAGAGTCTATCGACAGCTACCACCACCGACTTCTGCATCTTGTTCGACACCACCGTACCTATCACCGGCTTCATTTTTCTGAGCGGAGAGAGAAATCAACAAGTGAGAATCTGGAGGCCGGAGAAGACGATAGTCTAGGGTTTTATATTGATGGGCTTTTACTTTTAGCCCAATGGATCTGAACCGGATTAAAATTAATATCTGGTAATATAAAATCGAACCGGGATGAGGATAAAGAATCAACGACGGAGTCTATGGCTACTGTAACCGCTTCGCTTCGTCTTCAACCTCTATCATCACTCTCCTCGTCTTCCTCTCCTCCTCCAAGCTCTAGACCTCTCTATCTCAAGTTTAATACCTCGCACCGCGAAAACCTAAGATACCTCTCGTCTCTCGGAGTAATCCCTCAGAATCCAAGACTCGCTCCTCCGGTGGACAACCTCCCTCACATCCTCTCCGCCGTGAACTTCCTAAAATCAAAAGGAATCTCCGACGAAGACTTCCCTCGCCTCGTCTACCTCTGCCCGCAGCTCTTCTCACCGACTTTCTCCATCTCCGAAACAGATCCCGTCTTCGACTTCCTCGCCGGCGAGCTCGGAGCCTCCGCCGCGGAATCCAGAGGACTGATCGTGAACTGCCCCAGCATCCTCCTCTCCGACGTGGAGTACTGTTTGAGACCGACGCTGGTTTACCTCAAGGAGCTGGGGGTGAAGAATCTGAACAGAGCGAGCAAGACGAACGCGCACGTGCTCAACACGAGGGCGGAGAAGCTGAGAGCGAAGATGAGGTTCCTCAAGAGCATAGGGTTTGAGCACGAGGAAGCGGCGAGAGTGTGTGGGAGGATCCCGGCGATATTTGGGTACAGTGTGGAGGATAACCTGAGGCCCAAGTTTGAGTTTCTGGTTTATGATATGGAGAGAGAGTTGGAAGAGTTGAAGAAGTTTCCTCAGTATTTTGGGTTTAGCTTGGGGAAGAGAATAAAGCCGAGGCATTGGCATTTGAAGAAGAAAGGCGTTAGGCTTTCGCTTAGTAGGATGTTGATGTGGGGTGATCACAAGTTCTATTCCAAGTGGAAACCATGATCACTCTTTTGGTTTTCCCTTGTCAAGTTTCTTTTTTTTTTTCCGGGTTCAGTTTCCTAGTCTCATTCGGATATACCGTATTTGTTATGGTCGAAATTGGTTAATAATACTTTTGAGTTCACTTATCCTACTATATAAAAGGGACTAAATCCCTGGTTCCTAAGCCCTGCCACATGGGCAAAAATATTGTGTGCCAATCAATATGCCATGTCACTACCGTTCTGGGCTTTATCCTACTATATAAAAGAGACTAAATTCCTGGTTCCTAAGCCCTGCCACATGGGCAAAAATATTGTGTGCCAATCAATATGCCATGTCACTACTGTTCTGGGCTTTAATCCAACGAATTGGAAACATAATTTTGCCATTTTCATTCTCGGGCCGGCCCAAATCACTCGTGACCGTACAAATATTTGCAAAGAAATGATCAAAAGTTAGGAAGGGTTAAAAACATAGTCTACAAAGAAATATACAACGGTCTACCTCAATTACCAGGCAATCCATTATTATTTGCAACACAATACACAGCATTATCCAAAAATAGGGCAATCGGCATGGACTGGTTAAAATCTGTCAAGAGCTTTATCTTCACCGTTCATCTCCATGTTCAAGGTAATGACAATCACCACGAAGGCATAGATTCACTCCGGCTTGCTTCTCCACCGATTCATCAACGGCGACGTCTCTTCTCCACTCGCTATGAATCTCGTGCTCAACCATCTTTTCCATGGATTTCTTCAAATCCAAATACAGATCTTATGATTCCAAGGAGAACCAAAGAGAAGAGTATGAAGCCTTCTTCTTCTTCTTCGTCTCTCTTAGTAAGTTCTTCAGTATATATTTTGATTTTCATCTACGTTCAAAGACAAGTCTTTGTGATGATCTAATCATATTCTCTATACACTTTATCTTCGGTGCATTTTCCATGAAATCATCGGTTCTGAAAGAGAAGGATGAGATGCTGCGTGGAGGTGGCTAAGGGTCGTTGGCATTTTTACGTTTGTTAACGGTAGCTCCAGAATAGGGGTTTGTTTATACGATCATAAGTAGCCCAGTGACTTTCATAGTTACTCAACAATAATTCAATAGCTTATTATCACTAGCCCAGTTTACAAAGCAGCTTGATAATTGTAATTCAGAAGGAAAAGAACTCATCGTCAGTTGGCTAGAGAATATAGAGATTAAATTCTTCTTCTCGGTTTGAAAACTTGAATCTGATGTCTTGGAGGTACGAAAGAGAGCCAAAGGTTTCCACACATTAAGCACTGATCTTTATGATTTTCTTTTTCCGAAGTTTTTTTTTAAGAAGATTAGTTACAGCTTGTTTAATTTGATTTGTTCTTAATATGTTTCTAAACAATATAAAAAGTAATTTTATTTTGAAAATATAATAAGTTTAGACCTACTTTATATTTTAAAACCAAAAAATTAAATTAATATCTTCTAATGAAAATTCACATATATTAGAACAAAGAAAGTTTAAATGACTTAAAATCCTAATAAAACCAAAATTTTAACTCTCCCTTATTATCAGTTTTGAATCAAAAACATTAATATTATTGAAATATTAATATATTACTTTAACCCAAAACTCTAATAAAACAATTATACAAGTTGTAAATTCACTACATTGTTTCATCATAGCAGGTGTTTCTTTTATGTTTGTAGTATTTTGTTTATATTAAATGATGTATTTCGCAGTATTTAAACATAAATTTATATTGAAAATTAATCTTTGCAGTTATAATAAAAATTAACATTTAAAGTTCAAAATTTCCTAATTAAAATAATATATAGGTGGGTCAAAAATTTTCCAATTTCAAAATCTTAGCATCCCTTAAAAATAAAGAAAATAAATTTATAAATACATAAAATATATAAACATATATGGAACTATAATTTCTATAAAAATAAAATTGAAAAAGGAAAATAATTTTTCCATGTTGTTGTTTATTTCTAGAGTTTGCCCCGTGACCGTACAAATATTTGTAAAGAAAGGATCAAAAGATCGGAAGGGTTAAAAACATAGTCTACAAAGAAATATACAACGGTCTACCTCACTTACCAGGTAATCCATTATTATTTGCAACACAATACACAACATTATCCAAAAATACTAAACTCCTTTCTCTCCCTCCCCCAGAATCACGATCAGATGCTCACCCAGATCAGGCTCCCCGGAATCACGAACAACTTTCTATACCATAAGATGCAAGCAACAAGTAAGTCTGCCGACCAAAAATCTCCAAACTCAATAATGAAGTTGTACTAACAAAATTCTTTTTAACAATAGGTCCGCCCCCAATAGAAAGTGCCAGCTCTACAAGACCATTCACAGTATACTTCCCAGACATCGTCTACACCTTAACTTATTTTTATTCTTTTCCGTTATCTACCAAATACTATTCCCTTTGGACAATTACTTATTTCTACTGTCAAACTATTTTGTTTTGAACTGTGTGAACTGACTAACGTTTCTTTTAATTTTAAAATTGTCCACAAAAAAAAAAAATTATTCAACACATAAAGACAATAAAATTTTATGAAAATTTAAAATAAATCAATATGCGGCTACCAATCAAAAATAAAAATTTCTTTTGAACATGTTTTCCGCGTGTAGCGCGGACACCGACTCTAGTATTTTATAACTTGTCTAAACTTATTTTAGATTTGAATTTGTTTCAGATTTGGTTAAGAACGAGACAAATTGCCAAAAATACTACATTAAAACAAAAAAAAAATATAAATATTTAGAATATTTATTTAATTCTGAGTAATTATTATGGACATTAGTTAAGGTTTTCGGGGTCAGATGTTTTTGCTTATTCGAATTTTCAGGTTTGAGTTCTGATAACATTAACAATTTAAATCCTAATTACCACCTTCCAATATCCATGGCTTGACTCGTATAGTTTCAGGCATTTTGGTTCTGAGTTCGGATTGGATATGGGATTTCTGGTTTTATCAAGCCTAGAAAATATGATGCTCTGCTAGAAAATTTAGTTTGAGTTTTTCAAGTAAATAAAATTGAATACAAAATTCATATGCAAAACAATCCTAATCTCGGGCGCACTCACAAGTCTCCCTTCTAAGGTTGGCGAATTACAAGATCGATATCAGCACCAACTTCCACAATCTTAGCTTCCTTAGATTCCTTTGCTGATTTCGCAATGCTCTCCACCTCAAAATCTATTGCTATCTTCTTCACCAGGCCTTCAAGCATCTGTCAGGTAAAAAATAATTGTGTAACCAGAGCAAGCAGATATACAATTGTCCATAAAAGGAAGAACTCAAGTGGGTTTAAGAACTAACCAGCGAGCCGATTGCTACCAAACTCCGGAACTTAGAATCAACATCTGCAGCTTCCTCTTCTGCAATCTGTTAAGAGATCCATGTTTTTTTAGGACAAAGATTGATAAATATAATACACTGGTTATCCCAGAATTTACTACAACAGATAAGATTCAGTTCAATGGTAAAATATGAATGTGATTTATGCACGATGGTGAATATGACCAAAACATAGGCCTACCTGCAATGCTGCTGAAAGGACTTGAGCTTGGCCTTCTTGATCCCTCTTTTCTATTAATAGCACTGCATAACTGCAAAAAAAAAAAAAAAAACATATCGATCATGGGGTCTGATTAAAACTCAACAATGAGTATCATAGATTATAGAGCAAAAGTTATACAAGAGGGGTATCATACTTGAGAAGCAATGTCGAATATGCCAACTGCAGGTTCTTATTTGGGGATGAATAACAGTTTGAGAAGGCATCAAGAATCTGCATCAATGGACATCACAGATTAAAGGCTGAATACCCGAGAAACCACTGTTTCAAATCATCATAATAAACACACACAGACACAAACCTTAGGCACTATAGTAAAATGCAATCATAAACTTCATTCCTATTCCCCAGACATTGATACTAGACAAGGATACCAATAGCTGGTTCATGGAGATAATCACAGATTCTAATTACGATATAAAACCAAAGAAAAAAATAGTACTTACTTGACTATGATGCCTCTGTAGCCAGTAATGAAATGAATGATTTTTGAATAGATTAACAAGTACACGAACAGTTGTTAGAAGATTTGCAGGAAGAGCCGAATCTTCTGTGACTTTCTTTATAAGATCCAGAAGCAGATCTAGTTGAGTTTAATTTACAGAGAGATACAAGTTAGTGAAGAACATTAGCTGATACTTTAATTCATGTTGGGAAAACCATTAGCTTCACGTGAGATGATTACCATTGTTGCCTTCCACATGCTTGATAAGTAGACTTGCTCCATGAGGATGCAAAACGAGCATCCTGACTAAATCGGTAGCTGCATATTCAAAAACATAAGCATAAGCGCTATATCCAACAGTTAGCACGAAAAAACATTGGCTACCTAAATTGCTTTATGGACTGCAAGAAAACAATAATACATATCAAAGAAACCAAAACATATCTCATTTTAGATTGTTGTATAAGCATACTAGAAAATTGACTGATTTAGCTATATGACTACTACCTAAATGGCTTAAACAGTCTTCTTTAACTAATTGATTGAAAAGAGAAGACCTACCAGGAAACATCATCGCAGGTGGCCATGCTTGTAACACTTTCAAAATCAAAGAAATATCCATGTCAGCAAAACTAGTAGCA
Coding sequences within:
- the LOC106343642 gene encoding 30S ribosomal protein S17 — protein: MKPVIGTVVSNKMQKSVVVAVDRLFHNKLYNRYVKRTSKFMAHDETNACNIGDRVKLDPSRPLSKHKNWIVAEIIKKARIYSPQAAAAAALSFSAAKSPSESSVPPVSSS
- the LOC106343641 gene encoding uncharacterized protein LOC106343641; the encoded protein is MATVTASLRLQPLSSLSSSSSPPPSSRPLYLKFNTSHRENLRYLSSLGVIPQNPRLAPPVDNLPHILSAVNFLKSKGISDEDFPRLVYLCPQLFSPTFSISETDPVFDFLAGELGASAAESRGLIVNCPSILLSDVEYCLRPTLVYLKELGVKNLNRASKTNAHVLNTRAEKLRAKMRFLKSIGFEHEEAARVCGRIPAIFGYSVEDNLRPKFEFLVYDMERELEELKKFPQYFGFSLGKRIKPRHWHLKKKGVRLSLSRMLMWGDHKFYSKWKP
- the LOC106295797 gene encoding protein TIC 62, chloroplastic, whose amino-acid sequence is MEGTSFLRGQPLTTAPSLPRQRFLLQGWKNNRIVRFSGLTNHSDSIKSRSFFDLSLRASDKAPIKASSAVTEANPTNLESKEQDLVFVAGATGKVGSRTVRELLKLGFRVKAGVRSAQRASSLVQSVKDMNTDEGTQPVEKLEIVECDLEKKDSIQPALGNASVVICCIGASEKEISDITGPYRIDYLATKNLVDAATSAKVNNFILVTSLGTNKFGFPAAILNLFWGVLCWKRKAEEALIASGLNYAIVRPGGMERPTDAYKETHNLTLALDDTLFGGQVSNLQVAELLACMAKNPQLSCSKIVEVVAETTAPLTPIEKLLEKIPSKRPYVPPPKESVPAKEVTPVPAEPVKQESVAAKEVTPVLTEPVTKEPTAPKEDKAPAEVKDVKPRPLSPYAAYEDLKPPTSPIPATALGATKAKEVDATQVPEVEETQVPVEANAVPPPESPVETSVPVVEEVKQVEEKKERPLSPYASYENLKPPSSPTPKACGIQKSDTLAPVPTDSDTGESSTVATTVTEEAEAPPAIPKMRPLSPYAAYADLKPPTSPTPASTGPKKTAPAEEISEVPGGNDVVETVDGSVITTESASVPEAETVNSVTDTSLTPEESAADQPKPRPLSPYTMYEDMKPPTSPLPSPVINH